A stretch of the Aphis gossypii isolate Hap1 chromosome 2, ASM2018417v2, whole genome shotgun sequence genome encodes the following:
- the LOC126549738 gene encoding LOW QUALITY PROTEIN: glucose dehydrogenase [FAD, quinone]-like (The sequence of the model RefSeq protein was modified relative to this genomic sequence to represent the inferred CDS: deleted 2 bases in 1 codon), producing the protein MHVLVYLLLFVQVLNVLVTSKHIKHKVVNVLASTSSNNKGSLGSCVQNVEHIETSFIKDLCKSNPDLEEFMIAADILIRSDCALIDSCRRVVEQPHDDHDEVDFIVVGGGVSGPVVAGRLSENPNWTVTLLESGPEQPAATDIPALLSSAIATKYDWQYNTTPQKNACLAYGGVCGWPRGKVLGGTAVLSGSMYSRGHRDVYDGWLRDGNVGWGYDDVLPFFKMSENNKDYHTEHHGNRGPISVQKPTEILPITRTLMEAAQELGYEEIDMSDPEPMGFSIAQLMMSSAKTRVTTPTAYLRPHLRTRSNLRVRTNSHVTRLLVAADRRSVYGVEYVDGSNRTRRLTARKEVILCAGVIGSAHLLMLSGIGPAEDLRPLGVPVVQDLRVGHNLQHHVASKLTFQLNVTNDRLLSFDAIGQYMKHRSGPLSTTGGLQTSAFLRSDRAGPAEPADVQLFFDGYSPNCAYALPVYGGQCAAATAPVVMNVRPVNIRPLSRGSIRLASADPFVRPRIDPNYLAAEADVDVLVWGLRLANDLVTRTKALQRLGATVDRPVDQCSRHAFGTDPYWKCLVRYHTRGENHHAGTCKMGPASDPTAVVDLELRVHRVRGVRVADSSVFPTQPNCNPIAPVIMVAERAAHFIKNTWH; encoded by the exons GAAGTTTAGGAAGTTGCGTACAAAATGTTGAACACATAGAAACGTCATTCATCAAGGACTTATGTAAATCGAATCCCGATTTGGAAGAATTTATGATTGCAGCCGACATTTTGATAAGATCCGATTGTGCTTTGATCGATTCGTGTAGAAGAGTGGTCGAGCAACCTCATGATGACCATGACGAAGTAGACTTCATAGTAGTTGGCGGAGGAGTTTCTG GTCCCGTAGTGGCAGGAAGACTGTCGGAAAATCCTAACTGGACGGTGACCCTATTGGAATCCGGTCCAGAACAACCGGCAGCAACCGATATACCTGCTTTGCTGAGTTCAGCGATCGCCACGAAGTATGATTGGCAGTATAATACGACGCCGCAAAAAAACGCTTGTTTGGCATACGGAGGAGTGTGTGGTTGGCCCCGTGGAAAAGTGTTGGGTGGAACAGCTGTACTGTCCG GTTCGATGTACTCGAGAGGGCACCGGGATGTCTACGACGGTTGGCTGAGGGACGGCAACGTCGGGTGGGGATACGATGACGTGTTGCCGTTTTTCAAGATGTCTGAGAACAACAAGGATTACCACACGGAACACCACGGAAATCGGGGCCCGATCTCGGTGCAAAAACCCACCGAAATCTTGCCGATCACAAGGACTCTGATGGAGGCCGCGCAAGAATTGGGGTACGAAGAGATCGACATGAGCGATCCGGAACCTATGGGCTTCTCGATCGCTCAGCTGATGATGAGCAGCGCCAAGACGCGGGTGACGACGCCTACGGCGTACTTGCGGCCACACCTACGGACCCGCAGCAACCTGCGCGTCCGGACAAACAGCCACGTGACCCGACTGCTGGTGGCCGCGGACCGGCGGTCGGTATACGGCGTCGAGTACGTGGACGGCTCGAACAGGACCCGGAGGCTGACGGCCCGGAAGGAAGTGATCCTGTGCGCGGGCGTCATCGGGTCCGCGCACCTGCTCATGCTTTCCGGCATCGGGCCGGCCGAGGACCTGCGGCCCCTGGGCGTGCCGGTGGTGCAGGACCTGCGCGTCGGCCACAACCTGCAGCACCACGTGGCCAGCAAGCTGACGTTTCAGCTGAACGTCACCAACGACCGACTGCTGTCGTTCGACGCCATTGGCCAGTACATGAAGCACAGGTCCGGGCCGCTGTCCACGACCGGCGGCCTGCAGACGTCCGCGTTCCTGCGGTCGGACAGGGCTGGACCCGCGGAACCGGCCGACGTGCAACTGTTCTTCGACGGTTACTCGCCGAACTGCGCTTACGCCCTACCGGTGTACGGCGGCCAGTGCGCCGCGGCCACGGCCCCGGTAGTGATGAACGTCCGGCCGGTGAACATCCGGCCGCTGAGCCGGGGCTCCATCCGGTTGGCGAGCGCCGACCCGTTCGTCCGGCCGCGCATCGATCCCAACTACCTGGCCGCCGAGGCGGACGTGGACGTGCTGGTGTGGGGACTGCGGCTGGCCAACGACCTGGTGACGCGCACCAAGGCGCTGCAGAGGTTGGGCGCCACCGTCGACCGG CCCGTCGATCAGTGCAGCCGGCACGCGTTCGGAACCGACCCGTACTGGAAGTGTCTGGTCCGGTACCACACTCGCGGCGAGAACCATCACGCGGGCACGTGCAAGATGGGCCCGGCTTCCGACCCGACCGCAGTCGTCGACCTCGAGCTGCGAGTGCACCGAGTCCGAGGAGTCCGCGTGGCCGACTCGTCCGTGTTCCCGACCCAGCCCAACTGCAATCCCATCGCGCCCGTCATCATGGTGGCCGAGAGGGCCGCGCATTTTATCAAGAACACGTGGCACTGA